The proteins below come from a single Halomonas binhaiensis genomic window:
- a CDS encoding LysR substrate-binding domain-containing protein gives MQPVHYDLAVITIIPGSSTAMTPFRSIAVFYHVARTQSVTAASEYLHVTPSAVSQQLRSLEEQIGTTLIVRSGRTVRLTEAGERYFELIAEDIEHIIKVTDQLRGTQAPTRLTIRATPTIATKWLLPRLDDFLTRFPGLEVRIDGSNEPTDFSRERVDIEIRHGTGRWTGLNVQPLVSERFLPVCSPSLAEAGSLCAADIIDYRLIHSVKAQIQWRTWFNRAGIKDEGFLRNLYFDRSHMSVDAAALGMGIALESNLMMSQEVLGAKLVIPVRNPPVMEICTQWLVCPHQSLRLPHVRHFIDWISEVARQWHQEQSKLFRQT, from the coding sequence ATGCAGCCTGTGCACTATGACCTGGCTGTCATTACGATCATTCCCGGTTCGAGTACTGCCATGACCCCATTTCGCAGCATTGCTGTCTTCTATCATGTAGCGCGCACCCAGAGCGTGACAGCCGCCTCCGAGTATCTGCATGTGACCCCTTCTGCTGTCAGCCAGCAGCTACGCTCGCTGGAGGAACAGATCGGCACCACGCTGATCGTGCGCTCAGGAAGAACCGTGCGCCTGACCGAGGCCGGAGAGCGCTATTTCGAGCTTATCGCCGAAGACATCGAACACATCATCAAGGTGACTGACCAGTTGCGCGGCACCCAGGCGCCCACTCGTCTGACCATTCGGGCGACACCGACGATTGCCACCAAGTGGTTGCTGCCACGCCTGGATGACTTTCTCACCAGATTTCCCGGCCTGGAAGTGCGCATCGATGGCTCCAACGAACCTACTGATTTCAGCCGTGAGCGGGTGGATATCGAGATTCGCCATGGCACAGGACGCTGGACAGGCTTGAATGTTCAGCCCTTGGTCAGTGAACGCTTTCTTCCCGTGTGCTCTCCTTCTCTGGCCGAGGCTGGATCGCTTTGTGCCGCAGACATCATTGACTACCGTCTCATTCACTCGGTAAAGGCTCAGATCCAGTGGCGTACCTGGTTCAACAGGGCAGGCATCAAGGATGAAGGGTTCTTGCGTAACCTGTATTTCGACCGCTCGCACATGTCTGTTGATGCAGCGGCTCTCGGCATGGGAATAGCACTGGAAAGCAACCTGATGATGTCGCAAGAAGTGCTCGGCGCAAAGCTGGTCATTCCAGTGCGAAATCCTCCTGTCATGGAAATATGTACCCAGTGGTTGGTATGCCCTCATCAGAGCCTGCGTCTACCGCATGTCCGTCATTTCATTGACTGGATCAGCGAGGTTGCCCGTCAGTGGCATCAGGAGCAAAGCAAACTGTTTAGACAAACTTAA
- a CDS encoding aldehyde dehydrogenase family protein: protein MQRLTQQFIGNHWVESHGTRRLPVTDPYRQEQIAELTAGDPADVDAAVAAARQALPIWQGLGGYRRGAYLDAFADALAERRDALIRLSAVNNGKPLAEAGIDLDDAIACYRYYAEQARALEQRQGRLVEHGMDGVEARTYEDPVGVVGLITPWNFPLVTSAWKIAPALAAGCTIVFKPSEVTPLPEQALAEIALEIDLPAGVFNLVHGDGQGIGALLSEHPGVDKLSFTGSNAVGEKVMLAAAKGIRGVSLELGGKSPILVLDDADIDQAADWVMAGIYFNSGQICSATSRLIVHQSLAEDLYAALAVRMDAIRLGDPLADDTGMGPMTSARQRQAVEDYLAIARDEGLVAVRDASHHQLPAQGEFIAPTLFRDVPTDSRLWREEIFGPVLCARSAASEEEAIQLANDSDFGLAATVISSDVERARRVGRQLRAGSIWYNSEQIVMPEASWGGFGISGIGRELGLWGLAGYLEVKHLIGPAG from the coding sequence ATGCAACGACTCACCCAACAATTCATTGGCAACCACTGGGTAGAAAGCCACGGCACTCGCCGCCTGCCCGTCACCGACCCTTATCGCCAGGAACAGATTGCCGAACTCACCGCCGGCGACCCTGCTGATGTAGATGCAGCCGTCGCAGCAGCTCGCCAGGCACTGCCAATATGGCAGGGGCTGGGCGGCTATCGTCGCGGCGCTTATCTGGATGCCTTTGCCGACGCCCTGGCCGAGCGCCGTGACGCATTGATACGCCTGTCCGCGGTCAATAATGGCAAACCTCTGGCCGAGGCCGGCATCGACCTGGATGATGCCATTGCCTGCTATCGCTATTACGCCGAACAGGCTCGGGCCCTGGAGCAGCGTCAGGGAAGGCTTGTCGAACATGGCATGGACGGCGTCGAAGCACGTACCTATGAAGATCCGGTGGGCGTGGTCGGCCTGATCACCCCATGGAACTTCCCGCTGGTCACCAGCGCCTGGAAAATTGCGCCGGCACTGGCTGCAGGCTGCACCATTGTCTTCAAACCTTCGGAAGTGACACCACTGCCAGAGCAGGCATTGGCTGAGATCGCCCTGGAGATTGATCTTCCCGCGGGCGTCTTCAACCTGGTTCATGGTGATGGCCAAGGCATCGGTGCCCTGCTGTCAGAGCATCCGGGTGTGGATAAACTGTCCTTCACTGGCAGCAATGCCGTGGGAGAAAAGGTCATGCTCGCCGCTGCCAAGGGCATTCGTGGCGTGTCTCTTGAGCTGGGCGGTAAATCACCGATCCTGGTACTGGATGATGCGGATATCGACCAGGCAGCCGACTGGGTCATGGCCGGCATCTATTTCAATTCTGGCCAGATCTGCTCGGCGACCTCGCGCCTGATTGTGCACCAGTCACTGGCCGAGGACCTGTATGCAGCATTGGCCGTACGCATGGATGCCATTCGCCTGGGCGACCCGCTGGCCGATGACACCGGCATGGGCCCCATGACCAGCGCCCGTCAGCGCCAGGCCGTGGAAGACTATCTTGCCATTGCCCGTGACGAAGGTCTGGTTGCCGTGCGTGATGCCAGTCACCATCAGCTCCCCGCTCAGGGCGAGTTCATTGCTCCCACCCTGTTCCGCGATGTACCGACCGACAGCCGCCTGTGGCGCGAGGAAATCTTCGGCCCGGTACTGTGCGCACGCTCTGCGGCCAGTGAAGAAGAAGCCATTCAACTGGCCAACGACAGCGATTTCGGCTTGGCGGCGACCGTTATCTCCAGTGATGTCGAACGTGCTCGCCGAGTCGGCCGCCAATTGCGTGCAGGCAGCATCTGGTACAACAGTGAGCAGATCGTCATGCCTGAGGCCAGTTGGGGCGGCTTCGGCATCAGCGGCATCGGCCGCGAACTGGGCCTCTGGGGCCTGGCGGGTTACCTCGAAGTGAAGCATCTGATCGGGCCTGCAGGTTGA
- a CDS encoding MBL fold metallo-hydrolase codes for MTRFHVSRAEASNWYRTRHLADGITLIDEPAIKPFYRCNIWHVRGRERDLVVDFGLGAVPLRQSVALLAEQEILAVASHTHFDHIGAAHEFDSCLVHRDEANILRQPDNKRTLASQFLDDSMFDALPPEPYSHSGYHIPAPPEVRLLEDGDILDLGDRRFSVIHTPGHSPGGIALWEAKSATLISGDIIYDGELIEDAYHSNLQDYATSLRRLNALPVRTVHGGHFPSFSGQRLHELIDHWLRAHQL; via the coding sequence ATGACGCGCTTTCATGTTTCCAGAGCAGAGGCTAGCAACTGGTATCGCACCAGACACTTGGCAGACGGCATCACACTGATCGATGAACCTGCGATCAAGCCGTTCTACCGTTGCAATATCTGGCATGTCCGCGGTAGAGAGCGTGATCTGGTCGTCGACTTCGGGCTTGGCGCCGTTCCCCTGCGTCAGAGCGTTGCCTTGCTGGCGGAGCAGGAGATTCTGGCGGTGGCCAGTCACACCCATTTCGATCACATTGGCGCCGCTCATGAATTCGATAGCTGCCTGGTGCACCGCGATGAGGCCAATATCCTGCGGCAGCCCGACAACAAGAGAACCCTGGCCAGTCAGTTTCTCGACGACAGCATGTTCGATGCGCTGCCTCCTGAGCCTTACTCGCACAGTGGGTACCACATTCCAGCACCGCCTGAGGTCAGGCTGCTCGAGGATGGCGATATCCTCGACCTCGGCGATCGCCGCTTCAGCGTTATCCATACCCCCGGCCACTCCCCGGGAGGCATTGCGTTATGGGAGGCCAAGAGCGCCACGCTGATCTCCGGCGACATCATCTATGACGGAGAACTGATCGAGGATGCCTACCACAGCAACCTGCAGGATTATGCCACTAGCCTGCGCCGCTTGAATGCGCTGCCTGTACGCACGGTTCATGGTGGACACTTCCCGAGTTTTTCGGGACAGCGCCTGCATGAACTGATCGACCATTGGCTGCGGGCTCATCAACTCTAG
- a CDS encoding carbon-nitrogen hydrolase family protein — protein MRLLLAQTFPERGNIEANLADIASLCEQAVSAGADLVAIPELGISGYNIFAQLDSLSEPIDGTTSTRLAALARQYRLHLLVGLAERQPDGSLANAAVLFDDQGQRQATYHKRQLWDREHAFFSPGNELCVVDTRLGRLGLMICYDNEFPEMARALAQRGAQVILSPTANMVPNAERQQLQIRTRAMDNQCFVACINRAGQEDELHYCGHSLVAGPDGEVLGLLGAEPGTLIVDIDLERITESRKHQDYLRDLRSTPELST, from the coding sequence ATGCGTTTGCTGCTGGCTCAAACCTTTCCTGAACGCGGCAACATCGAAGCCAATCTTGCCGACATCGCTTCCCTGTGCGAACAGGCAGTGAGTGCAGGTGCCGACCTCGTTGCCATCCCAGAGCTAGGCATCAGCGGGTACAACATCTTCGCGCAACTGGATAGCCTCAGCGAGCCGATTGATGGCACCACATCAACCCGGCTAGCGGCACTGGCACGTCAGTATCGGCTGCACTTGTTGGTCGGGCTTGCCGAACGCCAGCCCGATGGCAGCCTGGCCAACGCCGCCGTGCTGTTCGATGACCAAGGGCAGCGGCAAGCGACCTATCACAAGCGCCAGCTGTGGGATCGTGAACATGCGTTCTTTTCCCCGGGAAACGAACTCTGTGTGGTCGACACCCGCCTTGGCCGCCTGGGACTGATGATCTGCTACGACAACGAATTTCCTGAAATGGCCCGCGCACTCGCCCAGCGCGGGGCCCAGGTGATTCTTTCACCTACTGCCAACATGGTGCCCAACGCCGAGCGCCAGCAGTTGCAGATCCGCACGCGTGCGATGGACAACCAGTGTTTCGTAGCCTGTATCAACCGTGCCGGTCAAGAAGACGAACTGCATTACTGCGGGCATAGCCTCGTTGCCGGCCCGGATGGTGAAGTTCTCGGACTGCTGGGTGCCGAACCAGGCACGCTGATCGTCGATATCGACCTTGAACGCATCACCGAGAGCCGAAAGCACCAGGATTATCTGCGAGACCTGCGATCTACGCCGGAGCTTTCCACATGA
- a CDS encoding purine-cytosine permease family protein has protein sequence MTITKRMLGQDTLDAHHSKSLGAFGTVFLWLGANVVVTTILTGMLLVPDLPFTTAMGTVLLGSLIGAIPLLLVGLMGQHTGLPSMVLTRRAYGPLGSRIISLINMAVLIAWSWIQALLAGMSLDYAISSATGYSNLPLMTVLCEMIVVLVVLRGHLGIEKVERWAALAMVGLAAIVLYQLNRHYDVTSLLDMPIESRNGITLGIAFDIVVATAFSWISSSADYNRNCKSGRIAIWGTYSGYVLAAMIAMGLGAVVSGLSVLTGMPQTYDPTRLLSGFGFGLPAALVVFFSVMTTNIMAVYSATMSCMNVSPGMAFWKPALIIGVVTVFGALIPGILDQFQNFLLLVGALFIPAFAVVIADYFLLGKAGYSSELLKARHQLGRPTAKVAICAYLSGAALAAYWTLMSPLSFGASLPVFVITGAIYWFGCTLFVRRPSAVPHSEEDH, from the coding sequence ATGACAATCACCAAACGCATGCTCGGACAAGACACTCTAGATGCGCATCACAGCAAAAGCCTCGGAGCCTTCGGCACGGTGTTCCTGTGGCTCGGCGCCAACGTTGTCGTCACCACCATCCTCACCGGCATGTTGCTGGTACCGGACCTGCCCTTCACCACCGCCATGGGCACGGTACTGCTGGGTTCTCTGATCGGCGCCATTCCGCTGTTGCTGGTTGGGTTGATGGGGCAACATACCGGCCTGCCTTCCATGGTCCTGACACGCCGAGCCTATGGTCCCCTGGGTAGCCGGATCATATCTCTGATCAACATGGCGGTACTCATCGCCTGGAGCTGGATTCAGGCTCTGCTGGCAGGCATGAGCCTGGACTATGCCATCTCGTCTGCCACCGGCTACTCGAACCTGCCGCTGATGACCGTGCTGTGCGAAATGATCGTGGTATTGGTCGTGTTGCGCGGACACCTCGGTATCGAGAAGGTCGAACGCTGGGCGGCACTGGCCATGGTTGGACTTGCTGCCATCGTGCTGTACCAGCTCAATCGACATTATGACGTGACGTCATTGCTGGACATGCCGATAGAGTCGCGCAATGGCATCACCCTGGGGATTGCTTTCGATATCGTGGTCGCCACTGCGTTCTCCTGGATATCCTCTTCTGCCGACTACAACCGCAACTGCAAGAGCGGTCGCATCGCCATCTGGGGAACCTACAGCGGCTATGTGCTGGCAGCGATGATCGCCATGGGGCTCGGTGCGGTAGTCTCTGGCCTGTCTGTGCTTACCGGCATGCCGCAGACCTACGACCCGACCCGCCTGCTGAGCGGCTTCGGATTCGGCCTGCCGGCGGCACTGGTCGTGTTCTTCTCGGTCATGACCACCAACATCATGGCGGTCTACAGCGCGACCATGTCGTGCATGAATGTCTCCCCCGGCATGGCATTCTGGAAACCGGCATTGATCATCGGCGTGGTTACCGTCTTCGGTGCCTTGATCCCGGGCATACTCGACCAGTTCCAGAATTTCCTGCTGCTGGTGGGTGCCCTGTTCATTCCGGCCTTTGCCGTCGTGATCGCCGATTACTTCCTGCTGGGCAAGGCTGGCTACAGCTCAGAGCTGCTCAAGGCCCGTCATCAACTCGGTCGCCCCACTGCCAAGGTGGCCATTTGCGCCTATCTTTCAGGTGCGGCATTGGCCGCTTACTGGACCCTGATGTCCCCCCTCTCCTTTGGCGCGTCCTTGCCCGTCTTCGTGATCACTGGCGCCATCTACTGGTTCGGCTGCACACTGTTCGTTCGCCGTCCGTCGGCCGTACCCCATAGCGAAGAGGATCATTGA
- a CDS encoding 5-guanidino-2-oxopentanoate decarboxylase, which produces MTCAELLIRLLRDSYAVDTIFGIPGVHTVELYRGLEGGKQEASEDGNGSGIRHVTPRHEQGAGFMADGYARTTGKPGVCFIITGPGMTNIATAMGQALADSIPMLVISSVNRTDTLGRGQGRLHELPSQQQLMAGVSRFSHTLLDPDGLPEVLARAFAVFEGARPGPVHIEIPIDLFNAPVTPPRHWQRCGLVKAAPSPDALDRACQWLEQAKRPLVLLGGGCVAAPEAARQLVEALDAPTVTTVNAKGLLGRHHPLDLGPNASFPPVRDMAMQADVVLAIGTEIGETDYDVVFDDGFALAGRLIRVDIDAEQLARNHQADLAMVADAGLTLSALAERFQNRHLSREGEARTKAALTALNLAGDPAFSAYVPLFNTLQEVLPDAVIVGDSCATVYAGNHLVSQPHPRRYFNSASGYGTLGYGLPAAMGACIGRPDLPVVALVGDGGVMFTLPELACAVEEQLPVIILLWHNQGYEEIRRYMDNAGVTRLGVDIQAPDFQVLAAGFGCAATRVADPAGLARAIANRPASGPILIEVDAAAWNEAVTQA; this is translated from the coding sequence ATGACCTGTGCCGAACTACTGATTCGCCTGCTGCGTGACAGCTATGCTGTGGATACCATCTTCGGCATCCCTGGTGTGCATACCGTCGAACTGTATCGTGGCCTGGAGGGTGGAAAGCAGGAAGCGTCCGAGGATGGAAATGGAAGCGGCATCCGGCATGTAACGCCACGCCACGAACAAGGCGCGGGCTTCATGGCCGATGGTTATGCCCGGACAACCGGAAAACCGGGCGTATGCTTCATCATCACCGGCCCCGGCATGACCAACATCGCCACCGCCATGGGGCAGGCCCTGGCCGATTCCATTCCCATGCTGGTGATTTCCAGTGTCAATCGCACCGATACCCTGGGCCGAGGCCAGGGCCGGCTGCATGAGCTACCCAGCCAGCAGCAACTAATGGCCGGCGTTTCCCGCTTCAGCCATACCCTGCTCGATCCTGATGGTCTGCCCGAAGTCCTGGCTCGGGCCTTCGCCGTGTTCGAAGGCGCACGACCTGGACCGGTGCATATCGAGATTCCCATCGATCTGTTCAATGCGCCCGTGACACCACCTCGTCACTGGCAACGCTGTGGTCTGGTCAAGGCGGCTCCGTCTCCCGATGCTCTTGATCGAGCCTGCCAATGGCTCGAACAGGCCAAGCGACCGCTGGTCCTTCTGGGCGGCGGCTGCGTGGCGGCCCCCGAGGCAGCACGCCAGTTGGTGGAAGCGCTGGATGCACCGACCGTGACCACGGTCAATGCCAAAGGATTGCTGGGTCGCCACCATCCTCTCGATCTCGGCCCCAATGCATCATTTCCGCCCGTGCGCGACATGGCCATGCAAGCCGATGTGGTGCTGGCCATCGGTACCGAGATCGGTGAAACCGACTATGACGTGGTATTCGATGATGGTTTTGCCCTCGCTGGGCGCTTGATTCGCGTCGACATCGATGCCGAGCAGCTCGCTCGCAATCATCAAGCGGATCTGGCCATGGTGGCGGATGCTGGGCTCACCCTGTCCGCCTTGGCTGAGCGCTTTCAGAACCGACACCTGTCGAGAGAAGGCGAAGCACGCACCAAGGCCGCTCTGACGGCACTGAATCTGGCTGGCGATCCTGCGTTCTCTGCCTATGTGCCTCTGTTCAACACCCTGCAGGAAGTATTGCCCGATGCAGTTATCGTGGGAGACTCCTGCGCCACGGTGTATGCCGGCAATCACCTCGTCAGCCAGCCTCATCCCAGGCGTTATTTCAACTCCGCCTCAGGCTACGGCACGCTCGGCTATGGCCTGCCAGCGGCAATGGGAGCCTGCATCGGTCGCCCTGACTTGCCAGTGGTGGCACTGGTCGGCGATGGCGGAGTGATGTTCACGCTCCCCGAACTGGCTTGTGCGGTGGAAGAACAACTGCCGGTGATCATTCTGCTGTGGCACAACCAGGGCTATGAGGAAATTCGCCGCTACATGGACAACGCCGGTGTCACACGGCTTGGCGTGGATATCCAGGCGCCAGATTTCCAGGTACTGGCAGCAGGGTTCGGTTGTGCCGCCACTCGGGTTGCTGATCCTGCGGGTCTCGCCCGCGCCATCGCCAACCGCCCCGCCAGTGGCCCCATCTTGATCGAGGTCGATGCTGCGGCCTGGAATGAAGCAGTCACCCAGGCATAG
- a CDS encoding HD domain-containing protein produces the protein MALNSHAPGKATFTRIDQSTAEDWQVILAHDVEYLDGLPDTVVATLKRLGEGHQPYQVTRLEHCLQTATRAERAGAEEEMIVAALLHDIGDELALFDHASYAASIIRPFVSEKTHWIIKHHDVFQGYYYWDKLGADKHARERFRDHPWFDDCEAFCREWDCPSFDPEYDSLPLDHFMPMVQRIFSRQPYSLAPDPAFPSQGLPK, from the coding sequence ATGGCCCTTAACTCCCACGCTCCTGGCAAGGCAACGTTCACCCGTATTGATCAAAGTACGGCTGAAGACTGGCAAGTCATTCTCGCTCATGACGTGGAATATCTTGATGGCTTGCCCGATACCGTCGTGGCAACGCTAAAGCGCCTTGGCGAAGGACATCAGCCCTACCAGGTCACACGTTTGGAACATTGCCTGCAAACAGCGACTCGTGCAGAGCGAGCAGGCGCCGAAGAAGAAATGATCGTCGCTGCATTGCTGCATGATATCGGTGATGAACTGGCGCTGTTCGATCACGCCTCCTATGCCGCATCAATCATCAGGCCCTTCGTCAGCGAGAAAACCCACTGGATCATCAAGCATCACGATGTATTCCAGGGGTATTACTACTGGGACAAGCTCGGCGCAGACAAACATGCCCGAGAACGTTTCCGTGACCATCCCTGGTTCGACGACTGTGAGGCCTTTTGTCGTGAGTGGGATTGTCCTTCTTTCGACCCAGAGTACGACTCACTGCCACTCGACCACTTTATGCCGATGGTGCAACGCATCTTTTCTCGCCAACCGTATAGCCTTGCGCCAGATCCGGCGTTTCCATCACAAGGACTACCCAAATGA
- a CDS encoding YjiH family protein has translation MSSQLHSADQLANDVAPINAAGVLKFAIPSLLGILLFLVPISTEESINIGMGMAADWLKATLGSTLPAIATGVLCLSALITLLVSLTQPRWAQHKAMQELFNVAPLWLVTRIIGAIFAVMTYFHIGPEFINSDFTGGVMLNDLAPVLVTFFFFAAILLPLLVDFGFMEFVGSLVRTPFRKIFGLPGRSAIDATASWMGSGTVGVLITTQQYEQGFYNCREAAAIATNFSIVSIAFALLVTTFTQINHLFIPFYLTVVVAGLVAAVIVPRLPPLSRKPNTYYEPVGCRIREENDSQQNLLRYSLGMAVARARTAPGAVKLIRTALFNVADILFGLLPIVIAIGTVALVLVEYTPIFDWLSLPMVPVLEWMGLPEADKAAPATLVGFADMFLPAVLAKDIDSELTRFVISCLSLTQLIYMSEIGALLLKSKIPLKFWELVVIFILRTVITLPIIVVMAHWLVG, from the coding sequence ATGTCTTCGCAACTGCATTCCGCCGACCAGTTGGCCAATGATGTCGCTCCCATCAACGCGGCCGGGGTCCTCAAGTTCGCCATACCGTCCTTGCTCGGTATCCTGTTGTTTCTCGTGCCCATCTCCACGGAAGAGTCGATCAATATCGGCATGGGAATGGCCGCCGACTGGCTCAAGGCGACCCTGGGCAGCACATTGCCCGCCATTGCCACCGGCGTGCTCTGTCTGTCGGCGCTGATTACCTTGCTGGTGTCCCTGACCCAGCCTCGCTGGGCACAGCACAAGGCCATGCAGGAGCTGTTCAACGTCGCTCCGCTATGGCTGGTGACCCGCATCATCGGTGCGATCTTCGCGGTCATGACCTACTTCCACATCGGCCCGGAGTTCATCAACTCCGACTTCACCGGTGGTGTCATGCTCAATGACCTGGCGCCTGTACTGGTGACATTTTTCTTCTTTGCCGCCATCCTGCTGCCGCTTCTTGTCGATTTTGGTTTCATGGAGTTCGTCGGCAGCCTGGTACGTACCCCTTTCCGCAAGATCTTCGGCCTGCCAGGGCGCAGTGCCATCGATGCTACGGCCTCTTGGATGGGTTCCGGCACCGTAGGCGTGCTGATCACTACCCAGCAGTACGAGCAAGGTTTCTACAACTGTCGAGAAGCCGCCGCCATCGCCACGAATTTCTCGATCGTGTCGATTGCCTTTGCTCTGCTGGTGACCACCTTTACCCAGATCAATCACCTGTTCATTCCTTTCTATCTCACCGTGGTAGTGGCCGGCCTGGTGGCAGCGGTGATCGTGCCACGCCTGCCCCCTCTCTCACGCAAGCCCAACACCTATTACGAGCCTGTGGGCTGCCGGATTCGTGAAGAGAATGACAGCCAGCAGAACCTGCTGCGCTACAGCCTCGGTATGGCCGTGGCGAGGGCACGTACTGCGCCAGGTGCGGTGAAGCTGATACGCACCGCACTGTTCAACGTCGCCGATATTCTCTTTGGCCTGCTGCCGATCGTCATCGCCATCGGTACCGTGGCCCTGGTGCTGGTGGAATACACCCCAATCTTCGACTGGCTGTCACTGCCGATGGTCCCGGTGCTGGAGTGGATGGGACTGCCCGAGGCCGACAAGGCTGCCCCGGCCACCCTGGTGGGCTTTGCCGACATGTTCCTGCCCGCAGTATTGGCCAAGGACATCGACAGTGAGCTGACACGTTTCGTGATTTCCTGCCTGTCACTGACCCAGTTGATCTACATGTCGGAAATCGGTGCTCTGCTGCTGAAATCGAAGATTCCGCTCAAGTTCTGGGAGCTGGTGGTCATCTTCATTCTGCGCACGGTCATTACCCTGCCGATCATCGTGGTGATGGCACACTGGCTGGTGGGCTGA
- the speB gene encoding agmatinase, translating into MNDFNQPLGGNVMPRSGGPATMMRLPTQDTAAGLDAAFIGIPMDIGTSNRPGTRLGPRQIRDESRMLRPYNMATRAAPFDSLQVADIGDVPINTFNLPKNLDIISNFYDDVLAHDCVPLTLGGDHTLTWPILRAIAKKHGPVGLIHIDAHADVNEHMFGEEVAHGCPFRRAQEEGLLDSKRVVQIGLRGTGYAAEDFDWCREQGFRVVQAEECWHKSLAPLMAEVREQMGNGPVYISFDIDGLDPSVAPGTGTVEMGGLTAQQGLEIVRGAWGLNIVGGDLVEVAPPYDPSGNTALMGATLLYEMLCVLPGVKRRD; encoded by the coding sequence GTGAACGATTTTAATCAGCCTCTGGGTGGAAATGTCATGCCGCGTTCGGGCGGCCCCGCGACCATGATGCGTCTGCCGACTCAAGACACTGCCGCAGGCCTTGATGCTGCCTTCATCGGCATTCCCATGGATATCGGTACTTCCAACCGTCCAGGCACCCGGCTTGGCCCACGCCAGATTCGTGATGAGTCACGCATGCTGCGCCCCTACAACATGGCGACCCGTGCAGCCCCTTTCGACAGCCTGCAGGTGGCCGATATCGGTGACGTACCGATCAACACCTTCAACCTGCCCAAGAACCTCGACATCATCAGCAACTTCTATGATGACGTGCTTGCCCACGACTGCGTGCCCCTCACCCTCGGTGGCGACCATACCCTGACCTGGCCGATCCTGCGCGCCATCGCCAAGAAGCATGGCCCGGTGGGGCTTATTCATATCGATGCGCATGCTGACGTCAACGAGCACATGTTCGGCGAAGAAGTGGCCCATGGCTGCCCGTTCCGCCGTGCCCAGGAAGAAGGGCTGCTCGACAGCAAGCGCGTCGTGCAGATTGGCCTGCGTGGCACCGGCTATGCCGCCGAGGACTTCGACTGGTGCCGCGAACAAGGCTTCCGTGTCGTGCAGGCCGAAGAATGCTGGCACAAGTCGCTCGCACCGCTGATGGCAGAAGTTCGCGAGCAGATGGGGAATGGCCCTGTCTACATTTCCTTTGATATCGACGGCCTTGATCCTTCCGTGGCGCCAGGCACAGGTACTGTGGAAATGGGAGGGCTTACCGCCCAGCAAGGTCTCGAAATCGTCCGCGGAGCCTGGGGACTCAACATTGTCGGCGGCGATCTGGTCGAAGTGGCGCCCCCCTATGACCCCAGTGGCAATACCGCGCTGATGGGCGCAACACTGCTCTACGAGATGCTCTGCGTGCTGCCCGGCGTCAAGCGCCGCGACTGA